Within the Salvia hispanica cultivar TCC Black 2014 chromosome 4, UniMelb_Shisp_WGS_1.0, whole genome shotgun sequence genome, the region TGACCGTTTCTCATTGCATGAGCTGGGGATCGATATCGGGGAGGCGGACACTCCCGTTCCAGCGGGTCGGGCCGCGCCAcgtcgaagaagaagaagactaaGAGGAAGAGCATggtggtcggcgagtcgtcgcagtCGGCTCTTGACGACACCCCCACGCGAAGGAAGTGGATGGAGGATGAGTACGTCGCCCTGGCCAAGGCGTGGTTGTCGGtttgcgacgatccgctggttgcgaacaaccagcggatcgtcaacatgtgggctaaGATTAGAGCAGCCTACAGGAGGTACTGCCCGCACGGAAAGGACTACGGCGGGGAGGAGTGCTTTGGAAGGGATGGGAACGCATCGGGGCCGCGGTCGGCCGATTTTCGGGGTTGTACACCAACGCCCTCCGCATGATGACTAGTGGGCAGACTGAGGAGGACGCCCAGAGGCTAGCGGAAAGTCGGTTCCCCGTGAAGGGGActtataaggagttcaccttctggGAATGCTATCTGGtgctgaaggactccgagaagttccgtACGGGGGTCGAAGCTGGGTGGGCGAAGAAGCAGAAGCTGAACTATTTCGGCGATtacagcggcagcagcggcggatcccacgacctccgcCCGGATGCTGTGGAGTTTCCAACCCCTCCATCCTTTGTTCGTCGCCCTCGCTCGGTTGGccaaaagcgggcgcaacgggcagcgaggggatcctcccccctatcgccccaggAGGTCATCTCGGCACCCCCCCACACGCGTACACCTTATTCTCGCGTAAAAAAACACGGGAACAGATGTACAAGatcttccaagagtggaggGTCGCAACTGACCtcacggagaagaggtttcttcgCTCGATGCTCGACAACATGCAGGTGGATTTCGATGCCACGAGGGCACTGATGGGGGGTCAGACGCTGGCTCAGATggcaccgatgtggaggtccCGGGTGGCAGCGGCAACGGCGGTGAGGACGacgacggcgatgaggagtagagagaggcggggctcgtgtgtggaagcccggtttttttttattatgtacttttttttgtctatgtatcttttttttatttaaatgaaatgaatgcatttttccgtatatgtctcgtaaatttaattccttaatttatagtaaatttaattgcgtaaaatgtagttgtttttgaattatttttattgcggctagcctgtggctggccttaggctagcctatttgagtaaaatgatgatgtggcaggtggatttttagtgctgatgacgtggcagggagtgagagtggctagcctgtggctggcctattaCCATTGCAGATGCTCTAAATATTCTGAATTGGATAAATATAGTTCCAGAACAAGAAAACAGAGTTAGTACTACTGCTACAATCCGCCGGTAAAAGTGGGAGCTTCAGCCGCCTGAGGTGACAGCTTTGATTCAGGAGGCCCCGCCAAGGAAGTCCTTAGAGGAGGAGGCGCCGAACCACCGCTAGGTGAAGGAGCAGCAGCTGCCTTGGCCGCAGGCGCTGTAGGAGAAACAGATGGCACAGCACCTGCCTTGGCCACATGCGCTGTAGGAGAAACAGATGGCACAGCAGATGCCTTGGCCGCAAGCGCTGTAGGAGAAACAGATGGCAGTACAGCAGTTGGAGGAGACGATGTTGCTGGAGCGCGGCCTGGAGTGACGGCTGGTGGCGATGCAGCAGGCGTTGGAGTCAAAGCCGGAGTAATCCTCAGAGAACCAGCTCGAGGAGACTCTGCAGGAGGGAGAATCGGAGCTTCTGAAGCCGGGGCTGGAGAGAGATCTATAAACAATTCCCCAGTTTCCGAATCCCAATTGCCAACAGGAGCCGTGGCGTCTGTGCCATAGCCGAGAGGGTAAGGCGAGGCGGCTTGCATCGGTGAGGCTGCTATGCTTGAGTGGGGAGAGAAACCTGGAGCAGCAGCAGGTCCCTGATGTTGAGGTAGTGGAAGTTTTCTCTTTCTATCTGCAATAGATCCCAAATCTTTGGTCTCCTCCGTCGAAACAGGGGAGTACTTAATGTTGGGATCTTCCTTAGGCACAGGAAAGATGAATCCCGCTGCGTACGGCACCTTCTGCTTCGGTATCCACCTGTTTCCATCAAGAAACTCCCCCGCCGTGAAACGCTTGATGCGAGCCGGCGGCAGTTCCTTCACGCCCGGCCATTTGACGCGTTGTGCCTTGGGCGCAGCCGGCCCTCGGTTGTTGAATTCGGTGTAGAAGAGGGTTTGAAGACCGAATTCGCCTTCCCACGGCATCCATCCGTCGGGCTGGATGAAGTCGTCGAGGAACGACTCCATGATGATGGTCCTCGAGAATTCCTTCCACGGCCTGCCCAGGTAAGACTTGACCTGGTGCTTGACCGGCTCTAGCTCTGCATCCGCTTTGAACGTGCAGTTTTGGAGCACCAGCGCCGTCGGCTGCCTCGCGTCTTTCCTGCCATGAGCCGTCACGATGTTTTGCTGGGTTGCTAATGGCTTCCGGAACAGCAGCGTGCAGCCTTGGAAGACGGAAGCGCTGTCGCCGAAGACAAAGTCGATCGTGCCGGATATCACGCAGTCTTTGTAGTATTGGCGGTAGGCATGCGCGTAGAGGGTGTCTTGGTAGGCATCAATGTGGCAATTGTAGAATATGGATCTGTCTGAGCTTACGCGCAGAGCTACGGCTTGAAGCTTCACTGCGCCCGCTGCGTTCTCGAAGCCTATGTCTCTCGCTATGAAATCATCCCCTTGCACGGCTGCGGGtggattttcttataaaacACTTTGAATGGAGTGGAACATAgtgatttttaattgaataacacTCGTACCAACAGTTGCGGTTCTGTAGGTGCCAACTCCGTCGACGAAATTCAAGTTTCCGGTGATCCTGGTCTTGGTGGGGCCGTCGCCCATGATCATGAGGTTCGTGAAGGAGGTGTTGATCATCACCTGCTCTGCGTAAACACCCTCTTTGATGTAGAGAACGAATGCTTTATTGTTGTTCTTAGGGATGTGGAGGAGAGCTTCATTGATGGTTTTGAACCTGCCGCTGCCGTCCTTGGCCACGATGATGTCCGGCCTAATCTTGGCTGCTGGGACGGTGAGGAACCTCCGCTTGACGGCGTCAATCCAGCTGTCGTACTCCTCCACAACAAGGTCTTGCTCGGAGAGGAGACGGCGGCTACCGCTGGCACCTTGGATGCCCATGGCGGACTCGAGAAAAATGGAGATCTCGGCAACCATAGCGAGCGAGTTGCTGGTCATCTCCATGGAGGCGTTGAGCAGTTGCTTCATCTGCACCACGGCGTCGCTGTCGACCTTCTCGAATCCGTCGAGGCAGGTCTCCTGGTGCGTCATGGAGCCGCTGATCCACGTCTTGAGCTCCATGAGGATGTCGTCGACGTTGGTGATGTCGAACTGGCTGAACTTGGCGAAGGATCTGTCGAGATCGTGGATGGCGAGGTTGGCAAGCTCGCCACAGTCATCTAGAGCAGCGCGGGCACGGGGATCGGTCTGGGCTTGTTTGAGAGCGGTGGAGTTTTGGAGGGCAGTTCTGAGGTAAGCGATGGTGGACTGCATGGCAGCCTGGATGAGCTGTTTGGGGTCGGAGGAGTTTTGGCCGTCGAGGCTTTTGAAACAGGTGTCATGGTAATCGGTGGTTTGGCAGATGGCCGCGATGGCCTTCTGCGAAGTGTTTGGTTTGACCTTGTTATTGCTAGGGGTGTTGTGGCCGGCGAATAGAACTGCCACGATGAGCGCTACCAGGAGGAGAGAACACACGCTGATTATTGCAATCTTTTTCGGCCCATCTTGGcccatttttttgttatattaatTGTGCGACGTCCTGTGATTATGATGGACGTTGATTGTGTATAAGATGGTTGAGTGGAGAAGGGCGTGAAATGGTCACGGCTTCTCCATCAAGAATATGAAGGGGATGAAGAGATTATTTGGTTACGTCGAGGTTATTTGCACCAGACGCGGTTGATTATTGTGGATGACAactgaattttgttttaagaCTACTCTTATTTTTGGTATGTAGGGGGAAAAAACAATTCAACCACTCATTTCAATATTGTTGTAGTACCATCCATGAATAGTGGAGGTTACACTGCGGTGATATCGGTCACAAATTTAGCGGTACCAAAATAAATTCAGTTGATCTAGATAGtaatctatatttttaattatacgTAAATCCTTAAAttgaaatagaataaagatAAACTAATTGGATAGGCCGACAGAGAACTTGACGCCGGTGGCAGGAAGCCACGCCATCCCGTCGAGAAAACGGCCGACGGTGAAGAAACCGGCGGTGGCAGCATCCCTGATGATATGGTAACCGGGCCACCTCACCCTGCCGGAAAGAGCGGCTCCTGGGCCGTAATTCCGATACTCACCATACCATAGAGTGCCCAAAGCGAAGTCCCCATACCACTCGAGCCAGCCTCTGGGCTGCACCATAGAGCTCATGTAAGTGTTTATGTAGACAGTCCGGGAGTACTGCTTCCAGGGGCGGCCGAGGTAGGTGGGGCGCGTCGCGTACACGTAGCTGTCCTGGATGGTGAAGCCAGTGCTCTGGTGCGGGTCCTTCCGCCCCTGCGCGGTGATGGTCACCTTCTGCAGCGGCAGCGGCTCCCTCGTGAAGATCTTGCACTGCTGGAGCACGGCCGCCCCGTTGCCAAATATGAAGTCGATGGTGCCCGAGATGCTGCACTCGCGGTAGAACTGCCTAAGGGAGTGAGCGTAGAGGGTGTCTTGGTACCCTTCCATGCTGCACCTGAAGAAGGCCGATTGGTCCGAGTCCACACGCAGGGCCACCCCCTGGTGGTTCTCCGGCCCTGCCGTGTTACGGAATGTTATGTCCCTTGCTATGAATCCCTTCCCCGAAACAGCTGCAATATAATTTGctcacgagatttaagaaattgatgtttaaAAGTTAAACAGCAAAAAAAATGTAGCGACAGAATAAAGTAGACAAGAGAacaatgtttaaaaaaaaatgaaaatgactcaactaatTTGGAACagagagtactattttacCAACTTACCAACAGTGGCAGTTCGAAAAGTAGTCCATCCCTGCATGAAATTGCGGTCGCCGGTGATAACAGTTTGGCCAATACCATCTCCGACAAGCATAATATtagttttcttcttcttcatgtCGACATTCTCATGGTAAACCCCTTTCTTCACGTAGATCACAAACCTCCGGTTGCTGTGATCGGGCGCCTCCAAAATCGCCTGCCCGATCGACCGGTAGTGCCCGCTGCCGTCCAACGCCAC harbors:
- the LOC125219425 gene encoding putative pectinesterase/pectinesterase inhibitor 22, with the protein product MANFAFLLIFTMTLSSCHLLSLGLLDQNQTFETLMARACHKINNQDSCLSALQSHFESHDHPAVSVLTAALKNSINEARSAINKIATFNTLSITYREQLAVEDCKELLDFSVSELAWSLAEMNNIHAGRKTPHSDGNLKAWLSAALSNQDTCLEGFEGTDRRLQRFVRGSLTQVTQLIGNVLTLYTQMHGLPFKPPRKNATEDPIYPGFPEWMTDGDKALLASGPTGMHVDSVVALDGSGHYRSIGQAILEAPDHSNRRFVIYVKKGVYHENVDMKKKKTNIMLVGDGIGQTVITGDRNFMQGWTTFRTATVAVSGKGFIARDITFRNTAGPENHQGVALRVDSDQSAFFRCSMEGYQDTLYAHSLRQFYRECSISGTIDFIFGNGAAVLQQCKIFTREPLPLQKVTITAQGRKDPHQSTGFTIQDSYVYATRPTYLGRPWKQYSRTVYINTYMSSMVQPRGWLEWYGDFALGTLWYGEYRNYGPGAALSGRVRWPGYHIIRDAATAGFFTVGRFLDGMAWLPATGVKFSVGLSN
- the LOC125220974 gene encoding probable pectinesterase/pectinesterase inhibitor 58; the encoded protein is MGQDGPKKIAIISVCSLLLVALIVAVLFAGHNTPSNNKVKPNTSQKAIAAICQTTDYHDTCFKSLDGQNSSDPKQLIQAAMQSTIAYLRTALQNSTALKQAQTDPRARAALDDCGELANLAIHDLDRSFAKFSQFDITNVDDILMELKTWISGSMTHQETCLDGFEKVDSDAVVQMKQLLNASMEMTSNSLAMVAEISIFLESAMGIQGASGSRRLLSEQDLVVEEYDSWIDAVKRRFLTVPAAKIRPDIIVAKDGSGRFKTINEALLHIPKNNNKAFVLYIKEGVYAEQVMINTSFTNLMIMGDGPTKTRITGNLNFVDGVGTYRTATVAVQGDDFIARDIGFENAAGAVKLQAVALRVSSDRSIFYNCHIDAYQDTLYAHAYRQYYKDCVISGTIDFVFGDSASVFQGCTLLFRKPLATQQNIVTAHGRKDARQPTALVLQNCTFKADAELEPVKHQVKSYLGRPWKEFSRTIIMESFLDDFIQPDGWMPWEGEFGLQTLFYTEFNNRGPAAPKAQRVKWPGVKELPPARIKRFTAGEFLDGNRWIPKQKVPYAAGFIFPVPKEDPNIKYSPVSTEETKDLGSIADRKRKLPLPQHQGPAAAPGFSPHSSIAASPMQAASPYPLGYGTDATAPVGNWDSETGELFIDLSPAPASEAPILPPAESPRAGSLRITPALTPTPAASPPAVTPGRAPATSSPPTAVLPSVSPTALAAKASAVPSVSPTAHVAKAGAVPSVSPTAPAAKAAAAPSPSGGSAPPPLRTSLAGPPESKLSPQAAEAPTFTGGL